From a region of the Fischerella sp. JS2 genome:
- a CDS encoding fasciclin domain-containing protein — protein MFSFLRWSSGSAALLGVTMTFAAIVPVTISAPTVAQTTSPSPSPGAEVNFSDVAPDFWARPFIQALAQRNIITGFPNGTFRPQQPVERAEFATMIAKAFEQNQVRQLGESGFTDVPGDYWAASEIQEAFQTGFMVGYGGTLFFPEQPIPRAQAITALANGLRLSPNGTPANILRSYYQDAGWIPAYAINPIAAATQANIVVNYPNVKALNPLRNLTRAEAAALLYQALVRQGKIEPLPNNVAATNYIVGRNNAIGQTSSTTTSTSNNGSSTSTTSSTTTSTSDTRGSTNTTTSTTSTTEPGDIYALSTLNFTTLSSALKTAGLADTLKGKGPYTVFAPTDEAFAALPKETLNKLLQPENRETLTKILKYHVVSGELTTDQLKRGELKTLEDRPINIQINPGTNQIAVNDASVTQPNIKASNGVIHAINEVLIPPDINLNQLGK, from the coding sequence TCTGCTCCCACCGTTGCTCAAACGACTTCTCCATCTCCAAGTCCGGGTGCAGAGGTCAACTTTTCTGATGTTGCACCTGATTTTTGGGCGCGACCATTTATTCAAGCTCTAGCCCAAAGAAACATTATTACAGGCTTTCCTAATGGAACTTTTAGACCACAGCAGCCTGTGGAACGTGCAGAATTTGCTACAATGATAGCCAAAGCTTTTGAGCAAAATCAAGTTCGACAGTTAGGTGAATCTGGATTTACGGATGTTCCTGGTGATTACTGGGCGGCTTCTGAAATACAAGAAGCCTTTCAAACAGGATTTATGGTAGGTTATGGCGGCACATTGTTTTTCCCAGAGCAACCTATTCCTAGAGCGCAGGCGATAACTGCTTTAGCAAATGGTTTGCGTTTATCTCCTAATGGTACGCCAGCAAATATTCTTAGAAGTTACTACCAAGATGCTGGATGGATACCTGCTTACGCTATCAATCCTATAGCTGCTGCTACACAAGCAAATATTGTGGTCAACTACCCAAATGTAAAAGCTCTCAATCCACTCCGAAATCTCACCCGTGCGGAAGCCGCAGCACTTTTGTATCAAGCCTTAGTGCGGCAAGGAAAAATAGAACCACTTCCTAACAATGTTGCCGCTACTAATTATATTGTGGGTCGCAATAATGCGATCGGCCAAACCAGTTCCACGACTACATCTACGTCGAATAATGGTAGTTCCACTAGCACAACCAGTTCCACAACTACATCTACCTCAGATACTCGTGGTTCCACTAACACAACCACTTCAACGACTTCCACAACAGAGCCTGGTGACATTTATGCTCTGTCTACATTGAACTTTACAACATTAAGTTCTGCATTGAAAACAGCAGGTTTAGCAGACACTCTCAAAGGCAAAGGCCCTTATACAGTTTTTGCTCCGACTGATGAAGCCTTTGCTGCTTTACCTAAAGAGACCCTGAACAAACTATTACAACCTGAGAATCGAGAAACGTTGACTAAGATTTTGAAATATCATGTGGTGTCTGGTGAACTCACTACCGATCAACTCAAGCGTGGAGAACTGAAAACGCTTGAGGATAGACCTATCAATATTCAAATTAATCCTGGCACTAATCAAATTGCGGTGAACGATGCAAGTGTAACTCAACCGAACATCAAAGCAAGTAACGGTGTTATCCATGCGATTAATGAAGTTTTAATACCACCTGACATCAATTTGAACCAGTTAGGGAAATAG